The Imtechella halotolerans DNA window CTTTTTAAATTATCATAAAGGCTGTTCTTACAACAAAGCGTCCAATGCTTCAGTGTAGGTATTTTTAGGTGCTACACCTACTTGTCTACCTACGACCTCTCCATTTTGGAATACCAATACTGTAGGGATGTTACGAACTCCATATTTGGCCGCAAATTCTTGATGTGCATCGACATCTACCTTTCCAATAACTGCTTTTCCTTGGTATTCTTCACTTATTTGGTCAATTACTGGACCTACCATACGGCAAGGACCACACCAAGCAGCCCAAAAATCTACTAATACAGGTTTGTCACTTTTTAAAACTACTTCTTCGAAAGTAGCATCGGTTATCTCCAGAGCCATAGTATTGTCTTTTAAGGTTATTACTGTTTTCTTTTATAACGATTATCTCGCAAATTTACATATTTATTTCGGCCTCTCCACAGCAGTACGATTAGTTTTTGTTATATTGCTATAAGTGAGGTGTAAGACCGTTAATTTAGTTTGAAAATAAAATCTTGACTACGCAATATATCAATTAAATCTGAATTGATATTTACTTTTAGCTTTCTGCTTTGCATAGTCAATTTTACATCTTCATCTAGCTTGTAAACCGAAAAATAAAGCTGGTGTTCTCCGCCATGGTCTCTTACTGCTTGTTTAAGAACATCAATTTTGTTTGGCTTAATATCTTCGACATTGAGATGTATGGTGATTTTTTTGGCAAATTGTTGCATTACATCTTGCAGTTGCATCATTGTATTATACTGTAAACGTGGTTCACTACGTTCGCCCGTCTCCTTTTTGATAAAACCTTCACGCACATATAATCTAAGGTAGATGAATGAATTAATTAGAAGGAAGTGTCTGAATTTAAGGTAATCCTCATTAAACAGTCTAAACTCATAAGAATCATTGTAGTCTTCCACAGTGAATGCGGCCCAACCTTTTCCATTTTTAGAAGTGCGATGTTGTATATCGGTTATTACTCCAGCTATTGATACTTCTCTGTTTACTAATCGTGTAAGTTCTCGCAGGTCTGAAAGTGAGGCATTACAAAAGTATTTTATTTCGGTCTTGAAATCATCCAAAGGATGTCCTGATATATATATACCAACAACCTCTTTTTCGCGTTTTAACTTTTCCATAGTGCCCCAAGTATCGCAAGGAGGTACGACAGGTTCTGGAATTTGTACCTCACTCATTTCTCCAAAAAGACTCACTTGGGCAGAATTCTCATTTTCCTGCATCTTGGCACCATATCTTAAAGCTTTTTCTAGAAAGGTGATACCATCGCCTTCATCATGGAAATACTGTGCTCTATGTGTGTCTTCAAAAGAGTCAAAACCACCCGCAAGTGCTATGTTTTCGAAGGCTTTTTTGTTTGCTGATCTTAGATCAATACGTTTGGCCATATCAAACACAGATCTGTATGGACTAGTCTTTCTATTTTCTACAATAGTGTCTACAGCACCTTTTCCTACACCTTTAATGGCCCCCATTCCAAAGCGAATTGCATTGTCTTTATTTACTGTGAATTTATGAAACGATTCGTTAACATCAGGACCTAATACCTCTAAGCCCATTCGTTTACATTCTTCTAAAAAGAAAGAAACTTGTTTGATATCATTCATATTGTTGGAAAGTACAGCAGCCATATACTCTGCAGGATAATGTGCTTTTAGGTAGGCTGTTTGATATGCAATCCATGCATAACAAGTTGAGTGTGATTTGTTGAAAGCATATTGCGCAAAAGCAGTCCAGTCCTTCCATATTTTTTCAAGTTTATCTTCAGGATGTCCTTTTTTTACGGCTCCTTCAATAAACTTAGATTTCATTTTTTCAAGGACATCTATAAGCTTTTTTCCCATTGCCTTACGTAATACGTCTGCATCACCCTTAGAAAATCCTGCTAGTTTTTGTGATAACAACATCACCTGCTCTTGGTATACAGTAATTCCATAGGTTTCTGCTAAGTATTCTTCCATTGCAGGCAGGTCATATTCTATAGCTTCTTCTCCATTTTTACGACGAACAAAACTTGGGATATACTCCAAAGGGCCAGGGCGATATAAGGCGTTCATAGCAATTAGATCGCCAAAAACGGTAGGCTTTAGCTCCTTCATGTATTTTTGCATTCCAGGAGATTCGTATTGGAAGATACCAACTGTTTCTCCTCGTTGGAATAGTTCGTATGTTTTTACGTCATCAATAGGGAATTGTTCTGGGTCAAGAGTTATGTTGTGTCGGTATTTAACTAACTTAACTGTATCTTTAATAAGGGTAAGGGTTTTGAGCCCTAGGAAGTCCATTTTCAGCAAGCCTGCGCTCTCTGCAACGGCATTGTCGAATTGTGTGACATAGAGGTCGGAGTCTTTGGCTGTTGTTACTGGAACAAAGTTGGTTATATCATCTGGAGTAATAATAACACCACAAGCATGTATTCCTGTGTTTCTAAGCGAGCCTTCTAATATTTTTGCTTGTTGAATTGTCTCTCCTGCAAGAGAGTTTTCTTGAGCAATGTCAATTAGTTCTTTAACTCGTTCAAATTCATCGGATGATTTTAGAGCCTTTTTTATTTCATCATCATTTTCTGATAAAAATCGGGCTAGGTTCCATTTAGACGGCATCATGCCGGGTATCAACTTAGCAATTCGGTCTGCATCTCCTAGAGGAAGGTCAAGAACACGAGCAGTATCTCGTATGGCAGACTTTGTGGCCATTTTACCGTAAGTAATAATCTGTGCTACTTGATTAGCTCCATATTTATTGATAACATAATCCATAACTAAAGCTCGCCCTTCATCGTCAAAATCTATATCAATATCGGGCATGCTTACTCGGTCAGGATTCAAAAATCGCTCAAATAGGAGATCGTATTTAATTGGATCAATGTTGGTTATTCCTAGGCAATAGGCAACTGCAGACCCAGCTGCTGATCCACGTCCTGGACCAACTGAAACGCCCATTTCTCGGGCTGCAGCAATAAAATCCTGTACAATTAGGAAGTATCCAGGGTATCCAGTGTTTTCAATAACCTGGAGCTCGAAATCAAGACGTTCTTCAATTTCAACTGTTATTTCGGCATATCTTTTTTTTGCACCTTCATATGTGAGATGTCTTAAGTATTTATTTTCACCTCTTTTACCACCGTCTTGATTATCTTCATTCACTTGAAACTCTTCTGGAATATCAAACTTTGGAAGGAGTACTTCACGAGCTAATTCATAGGGCGTTATTTTATCAATGATATCCTGAATGTTCATGATGGCTTCAGGTAAATCTTTGAATAGCGTTTTCATTTCATTACCACTCTTAAAGTAATACTCCTGATTAGGCATTCCGAAACGATAACCTCTACCACGTCCAATAGGAGTGGATTGTTTTTCACCATCTTTTACACATAATAAAATATCATGAGCATTAGCATCTTCTTTCTTAATGTAGTAGGTGTTATTAGTAGCTACTAATTTCACATTGTGCTTACGAGAAAAGTCTATAAGAACCTGATTGACGCGATTTTCATCTTCTTGATTATGGCGCATGATTTCTATGTATAGATCATCACCAAATTGCTCTTTCCACCAAAGCAATGCCTCTTCTGCCTGAGTTTCACCTATATTTAGGACTTTACTTGGAATCTCTCCATAGAGATTCCCTGTTAGCACCATTATGTCTTCCTTATATTGGGCAACTACCTGCTTGTCAATTCTAGGAACATAATAGAATCCTTGGGTATAGGCAATGGAAGCCATCTTAGCTAGATTATGATAACCATTTTTGTTTTTAGCTAAGAAAACTACTTGGTACCCATTGTCCTTTCGTGTTTTGTCAGTATGATCTTCACAGATGTAATATTCACAACCAACTATTGGTGTTAGTATAACCTCTTCGGGAGGTAGTCCTTCTGCTATGGCTGCTTCATTCTTGGCTTTAGCTGCTTTATTGTGATAACCGATACTGCTTACGAATTGAAAGGCACCCATCATGTTAGCCATGTCTGTTAATGCTACAGCAGGCATTTTGTTTTGAACCGCAGCTTTTATTAGATCTTGTACACTCGCTGTAGATTGTAAAACAGAGAATTGTGAATGATTATGAAGGTGTGCAAAATTTACCTGTGCAAGTTCTTTTATGTTTTGGTTAATTTCTTCCTTTGAAAGTCTATTGTCTGTTTTTTCAGCTAATAGTCGTTCGCGTATTTTTTCTGAAGCTGCTTTTAGATTAATGTGTTTTAATCCAATAAGCTGAATTTGGCTATTATTGGCCTGTTGGAAGGTTTCAAGGTATTCACTAGGAAGTTGATCGGTAGTAAATCCTTCCCCTATTCTCAAAAGCTCAAAAAAGCATCGAGTAGTTGCTTCAACATCAGCAGTGGCATTGTGCGCCTCTGCAAAAGGTTGTTGGAAAAGAAATTCATGAAGTTCAGTAAGTGTAGGTAGTTTAAAACGTCCACCTCGTCCACCTGGAATTTTACAAAGTTCAGCAGTGAGTTCAGTACATGTATCTAAAATAGGTAGGTTTTCTAGAGTAGTTTCTATTCCTGCTCTGTATAATTCGGCTCCCATTATGTTGATATCAAAGCTAACATTTTGGCCTACTACATAAGTTGCTTTTGATAAAGCTTCTTTGAATAGATGGAGGACCTCACTATTAGTGATTCCTTCTTCTTTAGCTAACTCCGTGGAAATACCATGAACTTTTTCAGCATCATAGGGAATATTGAATCCTTCAGGTTTTATAAGATAGTCCTGATGTTCGATAAGTTTTCCGGTAGCGTCGTGTAATTGCCAGGCTATTTGGACAGCACGTGGCCAGTTATCCACATCGCTAATGGGTGCATCCCAACGCTTGGGTAATCCGGTGGTTTCTGTGTCGAAAATCAGGTACATAGGGTATTGAATATTAAGTCTTTGTGATTTTGGAATATTAGCGTTAAAATTACAGATAATTTTTAGGGTGCTAAAGCAGAGTTTTGATGAGTTATTAACGACTCAAAATTTATGAGAGGTTGTTAATTAAATGTAAGGGGTAACTGAAATAGATAAAATCTTTTGTAGTTTCGTTGTAAACAGTTGCATTATGGATATAGTACTGGTTATTATGGGTTTTCTTTGTGTGGTACTAGGGGTTTTAGGAAGTATACTTCCGGCATTACCTGGCCCTCCTATCAGTTGGGTGGGATTATTGTTGTTATACCTCACAGATACTGTGGCTACGAATTGGTGGTTTTTGGGAATTACATTAGCAGTAGTTATAATTGTTTCTGTACTTGATTACACCATTCCAATAGCAGGCACAAAACGTTTTGGAGGAAGTAAGGCGGGAATGATTGGTACTACAATTGGTCTTGTAGTTGCATTGTTTGTGCCTATTTTTGGGTTATTTGGAATTATTATATGGCCATTCATAGGAGCATTGGTAGGCGAGTTAATTAATAAATCAGATTCAAAGAATGCATTGAAAGCTGCTTTTGGCTCCTTTTTAGGTTTTGTGGCATCTACAATGTTAAAGTTTATAGTGTCAATAGTATATTTAGGATTTTTTATTAAAACTACAATTCAACATGGATCATCTTGGTTTTAGGTATCTCTTAAATTTTATCTTTACTTAACAGAACGATAAACCTTATTTTTTTGACAGGAGTAAAATAATTCATCTTTTTACACCCTTGTGGCAAAAGAGATGAAAAGACCCCTTTCAACAATTTCTTCTGAAGAACTTAGCTTGAGGTTAAGCCAAAAGGACAGTTTGGCTTTTGAAGAAGTGTATGAGCGATATTGGAAAAGATTGTATGTATATGCGTATAAGATTTATGAGGATGAGGCTATCTGTGAAGATATAGTGCAAGAGGTCTTTATTAGTCTATGGGAAAAAGCCTCAGTTACTTTTATTGAACATTTAGAAGGATACCTATATCAAGCTGTGAAATACAAGGTTGCCGATACACTTAAAAAGCTTCGTTTTACTTATATTCACGATGAGGTGCTGGCTTCGTTAGATTCTGTCACTTCTCTGTATTCTACTAATTATCATGAATTAGAAGAAGAGGTTTTTCATGCCATGGAATCATTACCCTCTAAGTGTAAAGAGGTCTTTTATCTTAGTAGATTTAAACATCTTTCAAATGCTGAGATAGCAAATAGACTTAATATTTCAATTCGGACTGTGGAGACACATATCAGTCATGCCTTGCGTCATCTTCGTAGTAATCTACAAATCGTTCCTTCAGTAGTTTTTGTTTTTGTTGCGCTTATGTTGTCTAAAAGTTAAGAAAAATAAGCTGTTTTAATTCTGTATTAAGACTGCTGTTTTTTCTATTTGTGACTACGTGTTCCATCCTTTATTTTCGACTTACTGTTGAATAATGAAATTATTTCCATTGAATAAAGATGCATTTATGAGGTTGGCCTATAGGTATTCAAAAGATCTATGTTCAACTAAAGAGAAAGAAGTTTTTGAGCATTTTTTAACTGCACTTCAAGAACGAAAACTTAATTGGGAGCTTACCGATGAAGATGCTAGTCGTATGCGCATGCTCTTACATATTAAACAGCGAATAGATGAGCAATCTAATCTTCGGTATACTATTGTACGAATAGCTGCGGCCATTGCATTTTTAGTTACTATGATTTCAATGGGTTACTATTTTGTTACTAGTCCGAGTATGATTGAAGAGGTGACTTATGATGGTCAAAAAAGAGAAGTTATTTTACCAGATGGATCCCTCGTGGTATTAAATTCGGGAAGTATAGTGCGTTATCCTAGCCGGTTTACAGATTCTCGAACGGTTACCTTAGAAGGGGAAGCTTTTTTTCAGGTGGTTAAAGATAGCTCGAAGCCTTTTGTAGTCGTAACGAAATTAATGCATACAAAAGTCTTAGGAACTTCATTCAATGTCTCTGCCTACAAGGATAGAGATTCACGTGTTAATGTAATGAGTGGAAAAGTGGCAGTACAAGCTGAGAATAGTCCAAATGAACAAGTAATTTTGAAGGCCAATGAACAGGTGCTTGTATCTCAAAGAACTAAGCATTTATTTGTAACTGAAGAGCCTGCGGGTCGTTATTCAAGTTGGAGGCTGCAAACATTAGAATTTGATAACGCCACTCTGAAAGAAGTTGCTTTTATTCTTGAACAGAAGTATGGAGTTACCATTCTATTTGATACTAATCATATTTCTGATTTGAAATTGACAGGAGTTTATAAATCTCCTAAAATAGAAAATGTATTGGAAAGTATCTCTTTTTTAAAAGGAGTGAAGTACCGTTATACTGACCCTTATACCATAATTTGGTATTATCCCTCCACACAAAATCTCCAAAAAAAGAAGCCTATGTAACACTTTAAAATTAAAAAACCCGCTTTGCTGCAACAAAACGGGCCAAAAACTTCAGTAAAAACTAAAGCTAATAAATTGAATTATAAAAGATTTCGAAAAAATTTTACAACCAATCCATGTATACAAAAATAGAAAAATTACTTAGTAGAAGCTTAATCGTATGTCTCAGTTTTCTAATGGTGTTTACTGCATCTGCTTCAAATGTAAGTGAATCAAGTAGTCTTAAAGCAACTGTTTCGGTTATGTTAGAAAATGCTTCAGTTGAACAATTATTTTTGGCTATTCAACGTCAAACAGATTTTTCATTTGTTTATGATGAGTCAATTCGTCAGACTACTAGAAAATCATTTTACTATCCTCAAAATACAGTAGAATTCATTCTGAATGATCTAAAAAAAGAGGGCTATTCTTATAAAAATATTAATTCAACCATAACAATTACACGTTCTTCCTCTATACAACAAACTATACATGGGGTGGTAAAAGATCCGGATGGAATACCTTTACCTGGAGCGACCGTGATGTTAAAGGGTGTTTCTCAGGGGACGACCACTGATTTTGATGGAAAGTTTGAATTAAAAGTAAATCAGCCTTCAGGCACATTAGTAATCTCTTTTATTGGCTATAAAATATTGGAGGTTCCTTTTAGAATTGGTACATCCGTTTCAGTTACGCTTCAAGAAGATGTAAATTCTTTAGATGAGGTGGTTGTAACTGCTCTTGGAATTAAAAGGGAAGAGAAACAGCTAGGGTATGCACAACAGACGATCCAAGCCGAGAGTATGACACATGCCAGAGCCAATAACTGGGGAGAGGCATTAAGGGGAAAAGTAGCAGGATTAAATATAGTAACATCAGGCTCAGGACCCATGAACTCACAGCAAATAACATTGAGGGGAGAACGTTCATTAGGAGCTAATGGTAATGCAGCATTAATAGTTGTAGATGGTATTCCAGTCTATAGTGGTCTTACATCTTCAGGTAATAATAATGCCTACATGGAAGAAGACGTTCCTGTTGATTATGGCAACGGAATTGTGGATATTAATCCTGAAGATATTGAAAGTGTTACCGTGTTAAAAGGTGCTGGTGCAACAGCACTCTACGGAAGTAGAGCAGCTAATGGTGCGATCATGATTACCACGAAATCAGGAAAAGTAGAAAAAGGTTTGGGAGTTACTTTCAGTAGTAATGCTAGTGTTGATATTATTCAAGAGTGGCCTGAATGGCAGTATGAATATGGACAAGGGACAATGGCTCGAAATAGCGATGGTGAGTTGTATTATTCTTACGGTGTTACCGAGGATGGTGCTAGTACAAGTGGGACTAGTAGTGCCTTTGGGCCTAAGTTTGACGGACAGTATTATTATCAATATGATCCTATATTGGAGGGACGTTCCCAAGACAGAACATTGTGGAAACCTTATAAGAATAATCGAAAGGATTTTTGGCGTACAGGTACTACCTATACTAACAACGTTTCAATTGAAGGAGGTGATAGTAAAGGAAATATGAGAGCCTCATTCACACATAGTAAGAATGAATGGATTATGCCTAATACTGGATTTGAACGTTTAGCAGTCTCTCTCAAAGGGAGTTATCAGGTTTCTGATCGCATTCGATTAAACTCAGTGGTGAATTACACGAATAGAACAAGTGATAATCTACCTGGTACAGGTTACAATAATCACTCAATTAATTATTTTGAGATTTTTCAAAATCCAAATGTTGATTTGGAATGGTATCGTCCAATTTGGAAAGAAGGTAGATATCAGGTAAGTCAGATAAAGCCTTTTAGTTCTTATATAGAGAACCCATACCTGATTGCTTATGAGGTGCTTAATGGAATCAATAGCAATGGAGTAACTGGAACTCTTAGTGCAAATATCAAATTAAGTGATTATTTTGATTTCATGGTTCGTACAGGATTAAATACCAATCATCAAGATCGCGAACAAAAACGTCCATTTGATACTAACCGTTTTGGTAGAGGGTATTATAAAAAACAGAATATTTATGCACAAGAAACCAATGTGGATTTTTTACTTACTTATAAAAATGCATTTGGTGATTTTGATTTATCAACTTCAGTAGGAGGTAATGCTATGGATTTTAGATACCGAAGACTTGATGCAGCTACGGAAGATGGATTAGTTGTGCCTGGAATTTATAAATTATCAAATGGTATAAGTCCAGCATCAGTTCGTTCACTTGATAGTAATAAAAAGGTCAATAGTTTATATGGGATGATTTCTTGGGCTTACCAAAATAGTATTTTCTTAGATCTTACTGCTCGTAATGATTGGTCAAGTACCTTGCCACAAGATAATTGGTCATTCTTTTACCCCTCAGCTAATGCAAGTATAGTTTTAAGTGAGTTGTTACAATTTCCTAAATCTATTGATTACGCTAAGCTAAGATTTTCCGTTGCTCAGGTTGGAAATGATACTCAACCCTATCGTACCAGTAAGTATTATTCTCAGAGTGATTTTCCAAGTTCTGCTACAGCCCCCTCTACCATGCATAATATCAATTT harbors:
- the trxA gene encoding thioredoxin, coding for MALEITDATFEEVVLKSDKPVLVDFWAAWCGPCRMVGPVIDQISEEYQGKAVIGKVDVDAHQEFAAKYGVRNIPTVLVFQNGEVVGRQVGVAPKNTYTEALDALL
- the dnaE gene encoding DNA polymerase III subunit alpha, whose product is MYLIFDTETTGLPKRWDAPISDVDNWPRAVQIAWQLHDATGKLIEHQDYLIKPEGFNIPYDAEKVHGISTELAKEEGITNSEVLHLFKEALSKATYVVGQNVSFDINIMGAELYRAGIETTLENLPILDTCTELTAELCKIPGGRGGRFKLPTLTELHEFLFQQPFAEAHNATADVEATTRCFFELLRIGEGFTTDQLPSEYLETFQQANNSQIQLIGLKHINLKAASEKIRERLLAEKTDNRLSKEEINQNIKELAQVNFAHLHNHSQFSVLQSTASVQDLIKAAVQNKMPAVALTDMANMMGAFQFVSSIGYHNKAAKAKNEAAIAEGLPPEEVILTPIVGCEYYICEDHTDKTRKDNGYQVVFLAKNKNGYHNLAKMASIAYTQGFYYVPRIDKQVVAQYKEDIMVLTGNLYGEIPSKVLNIGETQAEEALLWWKEQFGDDLYIEIMRHNQEDENRVNQVLIDFSRKHNVKLVATNNTYYIKKEDANAHDILLCVKDGEKQSTPIGRGRGYRFGMPNQEYYFKSGNEMKTLFKDLPEAIMNIQDIIDKITPYELAREVLLPKFDIPEEFQVNEDNQDGGKRGENKYLRHLTYEGAKKRYAEITVEIEERLDFELQVIENTGYPGYFLIVQDFIAAAREMGVSVGPGRGSAAGSAVAYCLGITNIDPIKYDLLFERFLNPDRVSMPDIDIDFDDEGRALVMDYVINKYGANQVAQIITYGKMATKSAIRDTARVLDLPLGDADRIAKLIPGMMPSKWNLARFLSENDDEIKKALKSSDEFERVKELIDIAQENSLAGETIQQAKILEGSLRNTGIHACGVIITPDDITNFVPVTTAKDSDLYVTQFDNAVAESAGLLKMDFLGLKTLTLIKDTVKLVKYRHNITLDPEQFPIDDVKTYELFQRGETVGIFQYESPGMQKYMKELKPTVFGDLIAMNALYRPGPLEYIPSFVRRKNGEEAIEYDLPAMEEYLAETYGITVYQEQVMLLSQKLAGFSKGDADVLRKAMGKKLIDVLEKMKSKFIEGAVKKGHPEDKLEKIWKDWTAFAQYAFNKSHSTCYAWIAYQTAYLKAHYPAEYMAAVLSNNMNDIKQVSFFLEECKRMGLEVLGPDVNESFHKFTVNKDNAIRFGMGAIKGVGKGAVDTIVENRKTSPYRSVFDMAKRIDLRSANKKAFENIALAGGFDSFEDTHRAQYFHDEGDGITFLEKALRYGAKMQENENSAQVSLFGEMSEVQIPEPVVPPCDTWGTMEKLKREKEVVGIYISGHPLDDFKTEIKYFCNASLSDLRELTRLVNREVSIAGVITDIQHRTSKNGKGWAAFTVEDYNDSYEFRLFNEDYLKFRHFLLINSFIYLRLYVREGFIKKETGERSEPRLQYNTMMQLQDVMQQFAKKITIHLNVEDIKPNKIDVLKQAVRDHGGEHQLYFSVYKLDEDVKLTMQSRKLKVNINSDLIDILRSQDFIFKLN
- a CDS encoding DUF456 domain-containing protein, producing the protein MDIVLVIMGFLCVVLGVLGSILPALPGPPISWVGLLLLYLTDTVATNWWFLGITLAVVIIVSVLDYTIPIAGTKRFGGSKAGMIGTTIGLVVALFVPIFGLFGIIIWPFIGALVGELINKSDSKNALKAAFGSFLGFVASTMLKFIVSIVYLGFFIKTTIQHGSSWF
- a CDS encoding RNA polymerase sigma factor: MKRPLSTISSEELSLRLSQKDSLAFEEVYERYWKRLYVYAYKIYEDEAICEDIVQEVFISLWEKASVTFIEHLEGYLYQAVKYKVADTLKKLRFTYIHDEVLASLDSVTSLYSTNYHELEEEVFHAMESLPSKCKEVFYLSRFKHLSNAEIANRLNISIRTVETHISHALRHLRSNLQIVPSVVFVFVALMLSKS
- a CDS encoding FecR family protein; the encoded protein is MKLFPLNKDAFMRLAYRYSKDLCSTKEKEVFEHFLTALQERKLNWELTDEDASRMRMLLHIKQRIDEQSNLRYTIVRIAAAIAFLVTMISMGYYFVTSPSMIEEVTYDGQKREVILPDGSLVVLNSGSIVRYPSRFTDSRTVTLEGEAFFQVVKDSSKPFVVVTKLMHTKVLGTSFNVSAYKDRDSRVNVMSGKVAVQAENSPNEQVILKANEQVLVSQRTKHLFVTEEPAGRYSSWRLQTLEFDNATLKEVAFILEQKYGVTILFDTNHISDLKLTGVYKSPKIENVLESISFLKGVKYRYTDPYTIIWYYPSTQNLQKKKPM
- a CDS encoding SusC/RagA family TonB-linked outer membrane protein codes for the protein MYTKIEKLLSRSLIVCLSFLMVFTASASNVSESSSLKATVSVMLENASVEQLFLAIQRQTDFSFVYDESIRQTTRKSFYYPQNTVEFILNDLKKEGYSYKNINSTITITRSSSIQQTIHGVVKDPDGIPLPGATVMLKGVSQGTTTDFDGKFELKVNQPSGTLVISFIGYKILEVPFRIGTSVSVTLQEDVNSLDEVVVTALGIKREEKQLGYAQQTIQAESMTHARANNWGEALRGKVAGLNIVTSGSGPMNSQQITLRGERSLGANGNAALIVVDGIPVYSGLTSSGNNNAYMEEDVPVDYGNGIVDINPEDIESVTVLKGAGATALYGSRAANGAIMITTKSGKVEKGLGVTFSSNASVDIIQEWPEWQYEYGQGTMARNSDGELYYSYGVTEDGASTSGTSSAFGPKFDGQYYYQYDPILEGRSQDRTLWKPYKNNRKDFWRTGTTYTNNVSIEGGDSKGNMRASFTHSKNEWIMPNTGFERLAVSLKGSYQVSDRIRLNSVVNYTNRTSDNLPGTGYNNHSINYFEIFQNPNVDLEWYRPIWKEGRYQVSQIKPFSSYIENPYLIAYEVLNGINSNGVTGTLSANIKLSDYFDFMVRTGLNTNHQDREQKRPFDTNRFGRGYYKKQNIYAQETNVDFLLTYKNAFGDFDLSTSVGGNAMDFRYRRLDAATEDGLVVPGIYKLSNGISPASVRSLDSNKKVNSLYGMISWAYQNSIFLDLTARNDWSSTLPQDNWSFFYPSANASIVLSELLQFPKSIDYAKLRFSVAQVGNDTQPYRTSKYYSQSDFPSSATAPSTMHNINFKPEITTSYEAGMEYRLFGNRLGFDAAVYRTFTENQILEVPLNWVTGYSRAILNAGKVRNQGVELMVNGTPVKTSSFSWQTTVTWARNYNKILELAEALEGEDQQILGNGGSATLIAKVGGSTGDIYGYGFVRNEEGQILYNSKGMPIQPSEISYQGSAYADWKAGWVNTFTYKNLKLNVTLDGQYGGIVYSQTFHKASEQGKLKHTLYGREDGYIIGDGVVANSDGTFSPNTTKVGVPQYYKEYYRRANVESNSFDASFIKLREISLTYSIPRQLISKTGFRNANVSFYGRNLAVISDFPIYDPESAALNGDTLLPGIEMGQLPSPATYGMSLKVEF